The following coding sequences are from one Dromaius novaehollandiae isolate bDroNov1 chromosome 22, bDroNov1.hap1, whole genome shotgun sequence window:
- the EPOP gene encoding elongin BC and Polycomb repressive complex 2-associated protein codes for MFLTCEGTFGIVPTTMDYNGEARPGDFHAGYQEIEGINLGYLQINGTQMFALAQVLSDLFKDIPRTTISKKMETLKIKSRRCDLKELRTLKAINSVPTRAVKCSLISKADLEALCTSCKSLSPRRRKRKRKSKRREQLLLPDPGELFACPRPQLLPPCRAGACRGPAAPGRPKLPPGFGKARSAPAALLPPPLHRAFPGHERAPRAGRGLGLPGRGGLFAGVLGGGPRELALLRAAAAHPAAPPAALAEPGGRKRGPCCAQGLFAAQGGPGAARKGRAAAFPGSKRQGTSAGYSSDSDSSLDFGGSSPATSSDSSEEEEEEEEEEEEEGDTSCSSEEGSSSESESSSLCSGDSVQSTRYRQAALPRFQPQPPREPPGDERAAEPPPSAGKALRPDPGLLFLSQQLWARTLRASTLESLSPAPALGSGAQPQPELYAKQEASPSSSSSSSSSSSPPPSPSSTPGGDPQQKQGGFGDAEPCAKGKDLHKDASNNRASLGPSDQAERPSAASAARAASREPPPGSAPRPAAQEPAGSPGPGPPGAAAEPRREHFDRLIRQSKLWCYAKGFNVDGKSLRPGRTEPCKAAELKCAGSKSAESPGTLSNKALRGNGSERNAKRRRLARGAEAERQQSCSKGRPQKAQRRNAKKGNTHCKRLGSAGPTPPRNSFSLMGNFPCIPSLVVGEDGDLCPASSLGVKNSWALSKTHPLWSWHLGGNAIPVPPSLKFRGCGLEDL; via the coding sequence ATGTTCCTGACCTGCGAAGGGACCTTCGGAATTGTTCCAACCACCATGGATTACAATGGGGAAGCCAGGCCGGGGGATTTTCATGCTGGCTATCAAGAAATCGAAGGGATAAACTTGGGATACTTACAGATCAATGGCACCCAGATGTTTGCATTGGCCCAGGTCCTCAGCGACCTGTTTAAGGATATCCCCAGGACCACCATCAGCAAGAAGATGGAAACCTTAAAGATCAAGAGCCGACGCTGCGATCTCAAGGAGCTCCGGACCCTCAAAGCCATCAACTCCGTGCCCACCCGCGCGGTGAAATGCTCGCTCATATCCAAGGCGGACCTGGAGGCTCTCTGCACCTCCTGCAAGAGCCTCAGCCCccgcaggaggaagaggaaaaggaagagcaagaggagggagcagctgctgctgccggaCCCGGGGGAGCTCTTCGCCTGCCCCCGGCCCCAGCTGCTGCCGCCCTGCCGAGCCGGcgcctgccgcggccccgcggcgcccgggcgccCCAAGCTGCCCCCCGGCTTCGGCAAGGCGCGCTCGGCGccggccgcgctgctgccgccgccgctgcaccGGGCCTTCCCCGGCCATGAGCGGGCGCCGCGCGCCGGCAGGGGCCTCGgcctgcccggccgcggcggcctcTTCGCCGGCGTcctcggcggcggcccgcgggagctggcgctgctccgcgccgcggccgcgcaccccgccgcgccgccggccgcgctcgcCGAGCCGGGCGGCCGCAAGCGGGGCCCCTGCTGCGCCCAGGGGCTCTTCGCGGCCCaggggggccccggcgccgccaggaaaggccgcgccgccgccttccccggcTCCAAGCGGCAGGGCACCTCCGCCGGCTACTCCAGCGACTCGGACTCCAGCCTGGACTTCGGCGGGTCCAGCCCCGCCACCTCCAGCGACTcctcggaggaggaggaagaggaggaggaggaggaggaggaggaaggggacacGTCGTGCAGCAGCGAGGAAGGCAGCTCCTCGGAGTCGGAGAGCAGCTCGCTGTGCAGCGGGGACTCGGTGCAGAGCACCCGGTACAGGCAGGCGGCCCTGCCCCGCTTccagccgcagcccccccgggagccccccggggACGagcgggccgcggagccgcccccgaGCGCGGGCAAAGCCCTGCGCCCCGACCCCGGCCTCCTCTTCCTCtcgcagcagctctgggccaggACTTTGCGAGCATCAACTTTGGAAAGTTTGAGCCCGGCTCCAGCGCTGGGCTCGGGGGCCCAGCCGCAGCCGGAGCTGTACGCAAAGCAGGaggcctccccttcctcctcctcctcctcctcctcctcctcctccccccctccctccccgagCAGCACCCCTGGGGGGGATCCGCAACAAAAGCAGGGCGGCTTTGGGGACGCGGAGCCCTGCGCCAAAGGGAAGGATTTGCACAAAGATGCCTCGAACAATAGAGCCTCGTTAGGCCCCAGCGACCAAGCGGAGAGGCCGAGCGCAGCTTCGGCCGCGCGAGCGGCttcccgggagccgccgccgggctcgGCGCCTCGGCCCGCGGCGCAGGagccggccggcagccccggcccgggcccccccggggccgcggcggagcccaGGAGGGAGCACTTCGACCGGCTCATCAGGCAGTCCAAGCTGTGGTGCTACGCGAAGGGCTTCAACGTGGACGGGAAAAGTTTGCGCCCCGGCAGGACGGAGCCTTGCAAAGCCGCAGAGCTCAAATGCGCCGGTTCCAAGAGCGCGGAGAGCCCCGGCACCTTGTCAAACAAAGCTTTGAGAGGCAATGGCTCGGAAAGGAATGCCAAGCGCAGACGCCTCGCCAGAGGCGCCGAGGCAGAAAGGCAACAGAGCTGCTCTAAAGGGAGGCCACAAAAGGCTCAGAGGAGGAATGCCAAAAAGGGAAACACGCATTGCAAACGCCTCGGCAGCGCCGGGCCAACCCCGCCTCGGAATTCCTTCAGCCTCATGGGCAACTTCCCGTGTATTCCCTCCCTGGTCGTGGGGGAAGATGGGGACCTGTGTCCTGCCTCCTCCCTGGGCGTCAAAaactcctgggctctctccaaAACTCACCCGCTGTGGAGCTGGCACCTGGGGGGCAACGCCATCCCCGTGCCCCCCAGCCTCAAATTCCGGGGCTGTGGCCTGGAGGATCTCTAA